TACCTGGAGGAAATTAAAAAGATTGCTTTAAAGGTAAACTATCATGGTTTGGGCATTCTATCCCTAGAATCCATAAGGACTGtcgcagacagattttgcaaaagcgtttctcatagttacgtagttagtcaggttgaaaaaagatacaagtccatctagttcaaccaataaaagggtaaaaaaaaattacaatcctatatacaatcctatacccacagttgatcaagaaAAAGGCAAacaaccccaataaagcatgatccactttgctccagctggggaaaaaaatttcttcctgaccccccctctcatgcattctaaaagtggtgaagaatgcgCCAAATTCATATACCTGTCTTGAGTTTGGCGCATGCAAAGCCACTTTTAGAAAGTATGTAAGACACGATTGCAAAATCTGTCTGCCTCAGTTTTCTTTCAGTTATTTTAAATAAGAGGTTATGCTTAATTAGCTCCACCTTCATAAGATACTAACTTTTTGTAGTTTATTTTAACTTTGACGCTTTTTACATTGTGGCACAATAAAGGTAACAGAAACAAGATGCCCCAGGAAGACGTCCATTagaacgaaacgtacgtcgggtggAGCCTTGGCGGTGTGATTTTAAATGCTCGTATTGTCTCCTGTTTGCGagtaattttactttgttttataaTAAATTGATATCTAcagtacagatactcctcgttttaacgacttacctgtttaacgaccgaTCAGACCCACCCAAAGACGAGCTGTACACCATTGtactgtacagtacagaatttacgtttgtgttctgtacttatgcaaattaaaacaaacgTTATTGCATTGTGtttagaccctttttttttttttttcacaatacagtacagtatagtagttaagaatgcttaaaaatattgattacttgtggctcctagTTTAAGGACCAATTCGTTTAATGaccaatgccacgtacacacgagcggaatgttcgacagaaaaagtctgatggggagcttttcatcgtattttccgtcaaaaattctgacggacctagaaatggaacatgttctaaatatttctgacggaaccaattcctatcgggaaaactgcttgtctgtatgctgttccgacggaccaaaaacgacgcatgcactgaagcaagtacgagacggaagctattggcgcattggctattgaacttccgttttctagtcccgtcgtacgcgttgttgtacgtcaccgcgttctggacggtcggaatttggtgtgaccgtctgtatgcaagacagcttgagaggaattccattggaaaaaccttcagagcttATTcggacagcaaaaccggtcgtgtgtacagggcactagttGTTGGAaaggaacctggtcgttaagtcaGGAGAGCCTGTACTTCACTATGGGATTTATGTTTGGTATGTACTGTTAGTGGTGAGGTCGGTTCTAGTAAATAATTAGAGAGATCATTCCACCTCTATGAGAGCAACCTGAGACATTGTGGGTTGAGAGGCTAAGGCAGCCTTTCGCAACCTTttgaacacagaggaacccttgaaataactttctggtctcagggaactcctgctaaaaacTAATGATACAttcgtgtgatggtcagtggggagaatgctccttacgcttgtggtcactgggaagaattaccttCTTATAGAATGCTAAAAAGATTTATGGTGTCAATGGAAAGTTAtcggagaggcagaaattgctcattgctcaaggaacccctagcaacctttcgAGTAacccagcagggacagggaagctggacagagttgatgggaagatggatggagccaaatacagagcaatcttagaagaaaacctgttagagtgtgcaaaagactcgaggctggggcggaggttcaccttccagcaggacaaccaccctaaacatacagccagagctacaatggaatagtttagattagTGATGGCGAaaccatggcaccccagatgttttggaactacatttcccatgatgctcaggcactctgcagtgtagttcagcatcatgggaaatgtagttccaaaacatctggggtgccaaggtttgccttcactggtttggatcaaagcatattcatgtgttagaatggcccagtcacagtccagacctaaatcacattgagaatctgtggcaagacttgaaaattgctgttcacagacgctcttcatccaatctgacagagcttgagatattttgcaaagaagaatgggcagaaatgtccctctctagatgtgcaaagctggtagagatatccccaaaaagacttgcagctgtaattgcagagaaagggggttctacaaaatattgactcaggggggcgccatacaaatgccaccccccacacttttcacatatttatttctaaaaaaaaattgaaaaccatttatcattttccctccacttcaaaattatgtgcctctttgtgttggtctatcacagggatcttcaaactacggccctccagctgttgcggaactacacatcccaagaGACAtcgtaaaactctgacattcacagacatgactaggcatgatgggaattgtagttcatgaacaactggagggccgtagtttgaagacccctggtctatcacataaaatcccaataaaatacatttaagtttttggttgtaacatgagaaaatgtgggaaatctcaaggggtatgaatactttttcaaggcattgtattgaGTGTTGCTTGCATTTAAACGGTTAATTGCCTTTATTTGGTGTACACATTTGTAGGTTGGCACCGTCTTACTTTATTGAAATACTTTTCCTGTATGGCAGGCTGTGTTTGGATGATGATGCAAACGAAATATACAATGTAATTTGTAAGTTTTAGGCCTAGTGCTGCCCCCTTACCCTGAAAACCTAGGGACTGGCCTACAAGTATCTCACAGTAAATACAGCCCTTCCAGGATAGACTTTTGAGAAAGTTAATTCCCTTGTTGACTTTAGCCACAAATCTTCAGAGGTGGGCAGctgatgcaaataaaataaagaataataaaaaaaatcacagtaaattTTTAGGCTTGGCGCTGCCCCCTTACTCTGAAGAACAAGGAACTAGACTGCAAGTGCCTCACGGGAAATACAACCCTTCCAAGACAGACTTAAAAAAGAAAGCCTGATGAATGTTGGGTCTGTAGTTCTCTAACAACTGTTGCTCCAAAATCTACTTTCTGTAGTCAACAGTAAAGTGGACTTACCACGAAAGACTGCATAATCTAGAAGAACCATCAATGTTTTGGAATCCAAGTTTTGGACCACATTCTTTATCTTATGGTCTGTTCTGTCACTCACAATCTTATTGATGATTTTCGCAGCATTCTGAGGGTCACTGAAGCTGATGGAATGAAAGGAGGCATTGTAGTAGTGAGCCACATCCTCTTGGTATTCTTCTGAAATACTTACCGACTGGTCTGTGAAGATCTCATTACCGAGCTTGAATTTCACGTCTTTGGTTTTCTGACTTAACGCTTGAAGAATCTTTCTATTGCCCTGATTCAGCACCTTGTCTTTCGTGGTTTCATCCAGGCCTAAGGTGAGGAAGATTTCATCGCGGGTTGTTCCTCTGGCACCGAGAGCCAGCATGGAGAGAGTTGTGTAAATGCTGATCGGTGAAAGAACTAGATTGGATGGTGGGATGGGTCCGAACCCCTTAAAATGTTGTTGAAAAATCCTCACGGCAAAGTTCATTTGGCATTCAGATACGTCTGACTCTTCTGATTTAGATAGATGGTTGGTGTTGTGGGCTCGGTCCTGTTTGGAGGTATGGGCCGCAAGGACCAGAGAAATGAACAACTGGAGGAGTAGAAGTATCTTCATCTTTCTTTTACACCTGTGTGAAATAAAATAAGGGTTTTAAGGCTTGACTACATATGTGTCAATTATGAAGAATGAAGCAATGTTCATTAACTATAGCATTTATGATGTTTTTATGATGTGTTTTCTTTGTGTTTATAAAGTGTTAAAAAAGCTTCAAGAATGCTTGATAAATGTCCATGAAAGTGTTACTTTTCTAATGGGAAAagccttaaagggtttgtaaccccaacatttcatattcaagATATGTGGctgccagtggcggccggtggaatttttttttttttgggggggggggcggcaaacagtataccACCcccccctggcacttaccccatcgccgCCGGCTTCACCTGCTCATCGGCAGAGGCCTctccttctcctgctctccatgggtcatcgCAGCTAGGGCGgcttcctttttttctctcctcctcctcggcagccaatcagTAGTCTTccctttttggccaatcggaaaatgggtctcacacccgcttctgattggctggattgaggatcagtgtttcaacagcgaatgttTCTTTGCTTTCGCAACACATCTGGGTGGGATCGGGGTGCATTATCTGAGACCGTGGCAGATGGCTGACGCATTTTGAGGGGAGATCCCCTCTTCTTCAGGGCTCTGGGCCTGTGCAGTTACCTGGAATTATAGACAGTGgcagccggtggtaattttttgggggggggggcagcaaacagtactCCACCACCACGGATGGGTGGGTCTGGGGCACTTTCCCAATCTATGGTGGGCAGTGCTTCTCCCGGGCctcaccggcggcttcccttgctcggcgACGGCTTTCCCTTCCcttgctctccacgggcatcgtggcggcttccgtttcctccctcctcagcggccaattgggactcttctcttttcagccaatcggaaaatgggtcttagacctgcttctgattggccagattgaggatcagtgttttaataatgaatattcaatcactgttgtaacacctgggtgggctcctggtgcaatactctgcgccacaagcccaccctattttgaagcctattagatggctctaatcaagtgctacaagaaaacacccccgccgctgtaattcaggagcccggcgtcctaaaaggggccggacacatggattgggGGTGGTGGTGTCCTGTCAAaatagcggccgtggatagagggggggcGGCACtccggcacccctaatggatgggctgccactgatcaTACAGATCCCGATCAACATCCACCACCATCACATCACCTTTGAGCGCAGGAGATTTTGTTTTCTCGGTACAGTTATGTCTCTTTGCCTGTGCGGGCCAAACGTCCGCAGTACATTTTGGGCAGGCTGTCTGGAATTGGTTAAAAACAGAGGGGTTTgcccacatttgcaaatatatgagtAAGCCGAAGTGCCCGGGACAAAGGGACCTCTTTATATACCACTGTTCTAACTCTATGATTttcagagcctccatagtaggagcacatctATCAATGAATAGGTTAAGGGCAGGTGTGACTGGAagaagcccacccctccttaatggCACAGGAACGCACGTGATGCCCACAGCATTAGCACTGTGGTAGCGAAGGCACCCAGTGCTTCCCTGCACCCAATTCAACCAACTGTACAAAGaaatggcaaccccccccccccacattgtgcTAATTTCTGCTTCCAAGAAATGGTAAAAACAAATTGTTCATATACAATATTTCGTAACTGCCTGACAAAAAAATGAAAtcacttttttaattattttagttttttttgtgataAACATATTAGataaacaaagaaacaaaatatatacaaaaacactaTACATTCCATTTTACTATTGGACACGAGAAAACTCACAGAGCTGATCAACCAAAGATGGAGTAAAGCTAATCGGAGAACAGTTGTCCACAGCGTAGGTTCTTCTCAATTGTGGCGCAAGTATTCCAAGGGGCCTGTCTTAAGGGGGGTCTGTGTCTACTGACCTAAGGGGGTACCTCTGTTGGTTTTAAGGGGGGAATGTCTGATGGCTTATGGGCTGTAGTCTACGTTTTACAGCAAATTCATCGTAAATAGATGGAGGTTTTAGTAACTAATTTGTTGCCAGTGAAAGAGATAAAGGTAAGTATTTAAGTTCTGTAAAAAAAACATAATGGATTGTTCGGCAAAACTTTACACACCATTGGAGAATCCCACTAATCAATATAAATACGGCACGAGAGATTGGAGATAGGACTGAATTGGACATGTCAATTTTAATTTAGGTTTAACTTATTTTGGTAAGTTGAATACTGCTTGTACCTCGAAGAAGAGGGAACGCCCCAAAAGTAGAGATGGGCGGGGCGAACACCCCCCACCCAGAACTCCCGAACGGGGAAAAGTTCTGAGCAGAATGACAAACCCAATGGAAGTCTTTGGGAACCGAACAGgaaaaatgaaaagtgcccattttgaaggcttatatgcaagtaattggccttaaaaagggtatgggggtctgggtactgccctggaggacatgtatcaatgcaaattttttttgaaaacaataatttttcagaagcagtgatgcTTACAGTGCAACAATAAAATCAAATAATTCTTTAAATGTAgttcctgggggtccccttagtcagcctgtaaagtagcgcatctatagcatgtatagaacatgctgcagcaaaattacatttctaaagtaaaaaagaaaCGAGTTACATCACATTTAAAATTGACTCGCAGTTACAATTGTCGGCACCcagctattaaaaaaaattatagaaaaagaAACGGTGTGGGGTCACCCTCCAGTACTAGACCCTTCGGTCATGTACTGTActcatccacacaaccctagccggtggttctgggggtctatgggcgggggggtttatcagaatctggaagctcacctttagtaagggggcccccagatccccgccctcccacgtgaatgagtatggggtgaatattgagttggcccaccctttgcagctataacagcttcaactcttctgggaaggccgtccacaaggtttaggagtgtgtctatgggaatgtttgaccattcttccagaagcacatttgtgaggtcaggcactgatgttggacgagaaggcctagcttgcagtcttctctctaaatcatcccaaaggtgttctatcgggttgaggtcacgactctgtacaggccagtcaagttcctccaccccaagctctctcattcatgtctttatgtacttttctttgtgcactggtccaaatcatttggtggaggggggattatggtgtgggggggggaggggattatggtgcggggttgtttttcaggggttggcccctttagttccagtgaagggaactcttaaggcgtcagcataccaagacattttggacaatttcatgctcccaactttgtgggaacagtttggggatgaccccttcctggtccaacatgactgcgcaacaaatgcacaaagcaaggtccataaagacatggatgagtgagattTGGgtagaggaaattgactggcctgcacagagtcctgaactcaacccgacagaacacctttggaatgaattagagcggagactgcgagccaggccttttcgtccaacatcagtgcctgacctcacaaatgctcttctggaagaatggtcaaacattcccatagacacactcctaaaccttgtggacggtcttcccagaagagttgaagctgttataggtgcaaagggtgggccaactcaatactgaaccctatggactaagactgggatgtcattacagttcatgtgtgtgtaaaggcaggcgtcccaatacttttgactatctatctgtctatctatctatctatctatctatctatctatctatctatctatctatctatctatctatctatctatctatctatctatctatctatctatctatcaaaataaaaaaagaataaaataaagtaTAACGTACCGTTAGAAGTGCTCTCACTCACTTGTCCTCTGCAAGGCACAAATCTCTGGAATTCTGACTCTTATATCGCCCATAAAAAAAGTTTCCTAATCAGATACACTGTGAGGTCATAACGCCCCGACCCAACAAACATGACCGAAACTCTGGACAGTGTCAAACATTGTAAAACAAAGTGGTATGATTGTCTCTTTGTGTTTAACTGTGAGGGTGTCAGTTTGCTGTATATAGAACCTGTCATGAGATAGagatgaccccctccccccccctccatctttGTCTCACGACAGGTTCACAGCAAATTCTTCCCTACAAATAAGAGTTTTCTTAGGATGAGTAGACTGATGAGCACCTGGGGTCCTCCATGAACTGATGAGTGTTCACCATCCCCTTACTTGAATGAAGAATACCTGACTTCTCTCCCCACCATTGATGACCACCTATGAATCCCCCCCACTAATAATGACCGCCTGGTATATAGGGatgatgagcttgatgttcgagttcggcctgaacatcgggtgttcgcccgtttgcagaacagtgaacattatggggcgttcgcggcaaatttgagtgccgcagaacaccccataatgcactgcgagatcgcagtgcatggCTATACAGTATGATGTTTGGCCAAAGCattcacctgacctgcatgctttggccaatcccagtgccctctgctaaaagagccataattggccaaaggcagggtgcctttggccaatcatggctcagggggactaaatccacgccccacactatataaggctgcctgcacggcggccctgtgtagtgttgttggtgtggacggagagatagcttgagttacattaggcagattattcagttagtggcagtgtatttgatattacTCTATATTcaatcagtgcaggcagtgtattaaccacttgtcgcccgccatatagcagaatgatggcggcaaagtggtttcattatcctgaccggacgtcatatgatgtgatcaggataatgagccgctgcacgcccccggggagcgcgcatcgtggcgatcgttgttgcggtgtgtcagtctgacaccccgcaactccgatctaggtaaagagtctctgacggagactctttaccatgtgatcagccgtgatcaatcacggctgatcacgatgtcaattggaagagccggtgatcggcttttcctcactcgcgtctgacagacgcgagtagaggagagccgatcggctgctctcctgacagggggggtctgtgctgattgtttatcagcacaaccccccccttggatcccgcccaggaccaccagggaagccgcccaggaccaccaggatggccaccacactggaccacagggaaataccaatat
This Aquarana catesbeiana isolate 2022-GZ linkage group LG13, ASM4218655v1, whole genome shotgun sequence DNA region includes the following protein-coding sequences:
- the LOC141117458 gene encoding serine protease inhibitor A6-like gives rise to the protein MKILLLLQLFISLVLAAHTSKQDRAHNTNHLSKSEESDVSECQMNFAVRIFQQHFKGFGPIPPSNLVLSPISIYTTLSMLALGARGTTRDEIFLTLGLDETTKDKVLNQGNRKILQALSQKTKDVKFKLGNEIFTDQSVSISEEYQEDVAHYYNASFHSISFSDPQNAAKIINKIVSDRTDHKIKNVVQNLDSKTLMVLLDYAVFRGKWYTEFDKKLTEKGTFNVNQEKKVVVTMLKRPGLYKAYRDHKTGTFIVKVPYAGDLSLLLFIPQLGGLRHFRNSLNAPMIKKYLRLMQSSTLILYIPKISFNQPIDLQHDLSVMGMRKMFSETDANFSGMSMNKKMSVSNIYHQSYFSIDEERTEARGATAVQLNVDLPSPIVMADRPFIFMIYHKVAKTILWIGQIIDPSQ